In one Geoglobus acetivorans genomic region, the following are encoded:
- the leuS gene encoding leucine--tRNA ligase, translating to MDFHGIEEKWQRAWEEGRAFQPEMSDRRKFFITIPYPYLNGNLHAGHTRTFTIGDAVARYKRMLGYNVLFPMGFHVTGTPIIGLAELIAKRNERTVEVYTKYHDVPFEELVQLTTPEKIVEYFSKEAEKALKIIGYSIDWRRKFTTMDETYQKFIEWQYWKLKEKGLIVKGSHPVRYCPNDDNPVEDHDLLAGEDATIVEFTVIKFRIGDLILPAATLRPETVFGVTNLWLKPSTYAVVEVNGEKWVVSREAYEKLRFTDKDVRFLEDIEASKLFGKYAVNPVTGTEVPVLPAEFVDPDNATGVVMSVPAHAPFDYVALKDLEKSDLLEKYGISKDILKDIRPIVLIEIDGEDFEIPAKDVVEELGVESQNDAELLEKATKTVYKKEFHKGVMLENTGRYAGLKVSIAKDRVHEDLVNSGNGDVFFEFSEKPVICRCGTKCVVKVVRDQWFLNYSNPEWKERVLEWLEEMAIIPDYYKEEFRNKIEWLKDKACARRKGLGTKIPWDREWLIESLSDSTVYMAYYIIARYINDGTLKAENLIPEFFDYVFLGKGDAEEVAEKTGLDVGFLEKLRAEFDYWYPVDLRSSGKDLVANHLLFFLFHHIALFPKDYWPRAIAVNGFVSLEGRKMSKSKGPLLTLKRAVREFGADVTRLYILHASEYESDADWKRKEVENVSVHLRRFYSLAEKYYLKEPGEITELDRWLVSKFQKIIRETREAMDALQTRRAINTAFFEAMNIVRWYLRRGGENLAIIFDDWLKLLTPFIPHLCEEIWHWKHDTFISLESYPEYDETKVDDGAEIAEEYLKSLIDDINEVKKFIENPERVYIVFAEEWKKKAVETAQNAGSMKDAMKELMKDERLRTMAKEVQAFLKRIFREGFELANLDEERIVKNAKSFIERETGLTVEFDISKVPEQKRKVSMPGKPAIYIE from the coding sequence ATGGACTTTCACGGGATTGAGGAGAAATGGCAGAGAGCGTGGGAGGAAGGAAGGGCGTTTCAGCCCGAAATGTCTGATAGGAGAAAGTTCTTCATAACCATTCCGTATCCTTACCTCAATGGAAATTTGCATGCCGGGCATACGAGAACATTCACCATAGGTGATGCCGTTGCGAGATACAAGAGGATGCTGGGATACAATGTCCTCTTTCCGATGGGCTTTCATGTAACCGGCACACCTATAATCGGTCTGGCGGAGCTTATAGCGAAAAGGAACGAGAGGACGGTTGAAGTTTACACCAAGTATCATGATGTTCCTTTTGAGGAACTTGTTCAGCTAACAACCCCCGAAAAAATCGTTGAATATTTCTCGAAAGAGGCAGAGAAGGCGCTGAAGATCATTGGATATTCAATAGACTGGAGGAGAAAGTTCACGACAATGGATGAAACCTATCAGAAATTCATAGAGTGGCAGTACTGGAAGCTGAAGGAGAAGGGGCTCATTGTGAAGGGGTCGCACCCGGTGAGGTACTGTCCCAATGACGACAACCCGGTTGAGGATCATGACCTCCTGGCCGGAGAGGATGCCACAATTGTCGAATTCACGGTAATAAAGTTCAGGATTGGTGATCTTATTCTGCCGGCCGCAACCCTGAGGCCTGAGACGGTGTTTGGGGTTACAAACCTCTGGCTCAAGCCATCCACGTACGCTGTGGTGGAGGTTAACGGCGAAAAGTGGGTTGTGAGCAGGGAGGCTTATGAGAAACTCAGGTTCACTGACAAGGACGTTAGATTTCTGGAGGATATTGAAGCTTCCAAGCTCTTTGGAAAATATGCCGTAAACCCCGTTACCGGTACCGAGGTCCCGGTGCTTCCTGCCGAATTTGTTGATCCCGATAACGCCACCGGAGTTGTCATGAGCGTTCCTGCTCACGCTCCATTTGACTATGTTGCGCTTAAGGACCTCGAAAAAAGCGATCTTCTTGAAAAATACGGAATTTCGAAGGATATTCTGAAGGATATCAGACCCATCGTGTTAATAGAAATTGATGGTGAGGACTTCGAAATTCCCGCAAAGGATGTTGTTGAGGAACTTGGCGTTGAAAGCCAGAATGATGCGGAACTCTTGGAAAAGGCCACGAAGACCGTTTACAAGAAGGAATTCCACAAGGGCGTGATGCTCGAAAACACTGGCAGGTATGCCGGGCTCAAAGTCTCCATCGCAAAGGACAGGGTTCATGAAGACCTGGTAAATTCGGGCAACGGGGATGTTTTCTTTGAGTTCAGTGAAAAACCCGTCATCTGCAGATGCGGGACCAAGTGTGTTGTGAAGGTTGTGAGGGATCAGTGGTTCCTGAACTATTCCAACCCGGAATGGAAGGAGAGGGTTCTTGAATGGCTTGAAGAAATGGCCATAATCCCGGATTACTACAAAGAAGAATTCAGAAATAAAATTGAATGGCTTAAAGACAAGGCCTGTGCGAGAAGAAAGGGTCTCGGAACGAAGATTCCATGGGACAGGGAATGGCTCATCGAAAGCCTTTCAGATTCGACAGTGTACATGGCATATTACATAATAGCCAGGTATATTAATGACGGAACTCTGAAGGCTGAGAATCTCATTCCAGAGTTTTTCGACTACGTTTTCCTCGGAAAAGGGGATGCTGAGGAGGTGGCTGAAAAAACAGGTCTTGATGTCGGTTTCCTCGAGAAGCTGAGGGCTGAATTCGATTACTGGTATCCCGTCGATCTCAGAAGCAGCGGTAAGGACCTTGTGGCCAACCATCTGCTCTTCTTCCTCTTCCATCACATAGCACTCTTCCCGAAAGATTACTGGCCAAGAGCGATAGCCGTAAACGGATTTGTCAGTCTTGAGGGCAGGAAGATGAGCAAGAGCAAAGGCCCCCTGCTGACCCTGAAAAGGGCTGTCAGGGAATTTGGTGCGGATGTTACGAGACTCTACATCCTCCACGCTTCAGAGTATGAGAGTGATGCAGACTGGAAGAGAAAGGAAGTTGAGAACGTCTCAGTCCACCTGAGGAGGTTTTACAGTCTTGCAGAAAAATACTACCTCAAAGAGCCGGGTGAAATTACAGAGCTTGACAGGTGGCTCGTCAGCAAGTTCCAGAAAATAATCAGGGAGACCAGAGAGGCAATGGATGCATTACAGACAAGAAGGGCCATAAACACCGCCTTCTTTGAGGCGATGAACATCGTCAGATGGTACCTTAGAAGGGGTGGGGAAAATCTGGCCATAATCTTTGACGACTGGCTAAAGCTGCTCACGCCTTTCATACCACACCTCTGTGAGGAAATATGGCACTGGAAGCACGATACGTTCATTTCGCTTGAGAGCTATCCAGAATATGACGAAACAAAAGTTGATGACGGAGCTGAAATTGCTGAAGAGTACCTCAAATCTCTCATCGACGACATCAACGAGGTTAAAAAATTCATTGAAAATCCGGAAAGGGTTTACATCGTTTTTGCCGAAGAGTGGAAGAAGAAAGCTGTTGAGACCGCACAGAACGCTGGAAGCATGAAAGATGCGATGAAGGAGCTGATGAAAGATGAAAGGCTCAGGACGATGGCAAAGGAAGTTCAGGCCTTTTTGAAAAGGATATTCAGGGAGGGCTTTGAGCTTGCAAACCTCGACGAAGAAAGAATCGTGAAAAATGCGAAAAGTTTCATCGAACGTGAAACCGGACTCACTGTGGAGTTCGACATTTCGAAGGTTCCCGAGCAGAAGAGGAAGGTTTCAATGCCGGGCAAGCCGGCCATTTATATCGAATAA
- a CDS encoding CDP-alcohol phosphatidyltransferase family protein, with amino-acid sequence MKRHLDFADYFSFSNVVAGFLAIILNDMRFIFIAALMDGFDGYFARKGYSGKYGKFVDSLADFVSFGLATAFFIPYFSLPYLLAGMYRLARFTAEDTEDFTGFPITSSSLAVITSAIIFGEFTAGFFSIILSFFMISNIIYKKVRNTALLSMTAIILVLSVFYTPAVYVLFVLNLLYLISPPFYDKMGKYF; translated from the coding sequence ATGAAGCGCCATCTTGACTTTGCAGACTATTTTTCCTTTTCGAATGTCGTTGCTGGCTTTCTTGCGATAATCCTCAATGACATGCGTTTCATATTCATCGCCGCACTTATGGACGGTTTTGATGGGTACTTCGCAAGAAAAGGTTATTCGGGTAAGTACGGCAAGTTTGTCGATTCGCTGGCTGATTTCGTATCGTTTGGACTTGCAACGGCGTTTTTCATACCCTATTTCTCGCTGCCGTATCTGCTTGCTGGAATGTACAGGCTCGCAAGGTTCACGGCCGAGGACACTGAAGACTTCACAGGGTTCCCAATAACCTCATCCTCTCTGGCGGTGATAACCTCAGCCATCATTTTTGGAGAGTTTACTGCAGGCTTTTTCAGCATCATCCTTTCGTTTTTCATGATAAGCAACATAATCTACAAGAAGGTTCGGAACACCGCCCTGCTGTCGATGACGGCCATAATTCTGGTCCTGTCCGTTTTTTACACCCCTGCAGTGTATGTTCTCTTCGTTTTGAATCTTCTTTATTTGATCTCACCGCCTTTCTATGATAAAATGGGTAAATATTTTTAA
- a CDS encoding phosphatidylserine decarboxylase, which yields MEPAGKRVVAALLLITPLCYLLNPYLAAAPLFFIAFTLFFFRDPDREIQEGVVSPADGRVVVIDGRRIEIFMSLFDSHVNLSPWDGVVKKIEYRPGRFKPAFLKVSENEMNRIVISSDEGVFTVEQIAGVFARRILCYVGEGDAIEKGQKLGMIVFGSRVALEIPEGFRFVVEKGQKIKAGQTVAVME from the coding sequence ATGGAGCCGGCAGGAAAGAGAGTAGTTGCAGCACTGCTTCTCATCACTCCTCTGTGCTATCTGCTGAACCCCTACCTTGCTGCAGCTCCACTTTTTTTCATAGCGTTCACGCTTTTCTTTTTCAGAGACCCGGATAGAGAGATTCAGGAGGGTGTGGTTTCACCTGCAGATGGGAGGGTTGTGGTCATTGATGGCAGGAGAATTGAGATTTTCATGAGTCTTTTCGACAGCCATGTCAACCTCTCACCATGGGATGGAGTTGTGAAAAAAATCGAATACAGGCCGGGAAGGTTTAAACCAGCTTTTTTAAAAGTGTCAGAGAATGAAATGAACAGAATAGTAATTTCAAGTGATGAGGGCGTTTTTACAGTGGAACAGATAGCCGGTGTGTTTGCGAGAAGGATATTGTGCTATGTTGGTGAAGGTGATGCCATCGAAAAGGGCCAGAAGCTTGGCATGATCGTATTTGGCTCAAGAGTGGCTCTGGAGATTCCCGAAGGCTTCAGGTTTGTGGTGGAAAAGGGACAGAAGATAAAGGCGGGTCAGACTGTGGCGGTGATGGAATGA
- the artA gene encoding archaeosortase A: MFEFLSLAFMAIFIFTRNRLMGFLGWHFFGLSWLFKVPHYLEISDYFNTGVMVLAFLTFTFLGLTIFRTDRLEVFLSATSVALISSFVYFSFSLTPLKAILIEHTRDTTVWLARNLGFEFTPFGYNLIEYMGKYVEIILACTGIESMALFAGIAISTSAELKRRLYAFMASVPVIYVLNLLRNVFIVAAFGGEWFGPESFYIAHHIISKVLATIALIVISLTVFRFLPEFADMIFNLKDEVVRAWSRQERE, encoded by the coding sequence ATGTTTGAATTCCTGTCGCTGGCATTCATGGCAATATTCATTTTTACGAGAAACAGGCTAATGGGTTTTCTTGGATGGCATTTCTTCGGGCTTTCCTGGCTCTTTAAAGTCCCCCACTACCTCGAGATCTCGGACTACTTCAACACCGGCGTTATGGTTCTTGCATTTCTGACTTTCACGTTTCTCGGTCTGACGATCTTCAGAACCGATCGGCTTGAGGTTTTCCTTTCTGCAACATCCGTGGCGCTCATATCGTCCTTCGTTTACTTTTCTTTCTCTCTGACACCCCTCAAAGCGATCCTGATAGAGCATACCCGGGACACGACGGTCTGGCTTGCCCGAAATCTGGGGTTTGAATTCACACCATTTGGCTACAACCTCATCGAGTACATGGGCAAATATGTTGAAATAATTCTGGCGTGCACCGGTATCGAGAGCATGGCGCTTTTTGCAGGCATTGCAATATCCACAAGTGCCGAACTGAAACGAAGGCTATACGCATTCATGGCTTCAGTTCCTGTAATATATGTTCTCAACCTTCTCAGAAACGTCTTCATAGTTGCGGCATTTGGTGGAGAATGGTTTGGGCCGGAGAGTTTTTACATTGCACACCACATAATATCCAAGGTTCTCGCAACAATAGCTTTAATTGTTATCTCGCTAACAGTATTCAGATTCCTTCCAGAATTTGCGGACATGATTTTCAATCTCAAGGACGAGGTCGTGAGAGCATGGAGCCGGCAGGAAAGAGAGTAG
- a CDS encoding PHP domain-containing protein translates to MDLHIHSIYSDGTAGIDEIARKAKERNLKIIAIVDHSVEHPKGLNERKARKRKVEIEQAESKYGIRILDGIECGILEDGKIILPKHDFELVIASIHTILPQKEMYRRLKRAVEEHDFHILGHLHSSIFSLDGRVEEYDLEILDLLEETGKALELNSHHSAPPEETLKLCLGRNITYSFGSDAHTVSRVGDINRAKRMAKIFLKNGRFILDEMHNIDG, encoded by the coding sequence GTGGACCTTCACATACACAGCATATACTCGGATGGCACCGCAGGCATCGATGAGATTGCGCGGAAAGCAAAGGAAAGGAATTTAAAGATAATCGCCATTGTCGACCACTCCGTGGAGCATCCGAAGGGATTGAATGAAAGAAAAGCAAGAAAAAGGAAGGTCGAGATAGAACAGGCAGAATCAAAATACGGAATCAGAATTCTTGACGGAATAGAATGTGGCATTCTGGAAGACGGAAAGATAATCCTGCCAAAACACGATTTTGAGCTTGTAATAGCGTCAATCCACACGATTTTACCTCAAAAGGAGATGTACAGGAGACTGAAGAGAGCTGTAGAAGAACATGATTTCCACATCCTCGGCCATCTTCACTCCAGCATATTCTCTCTTGATGGAAGAGTTGAGGAATACGATCTTGAGATACTTGATCTGCTGGAAGAGACGGGAAAAGCCCTTGAACTGAATTCACACCACAGCGCACCACCCGAGGAAACTCTGAAACTCTGCCTCGGCAGAAATATCACATACTCTTTCGGAAGTGATGCCCACACGGTCTCGAGAGTTGGAGACATTAACCGCGCGAAAAGGATGGCAAAGATTTTTCTGAAAAATGGCAGATTTATTCTGGATGAGATGCATAACATTGACGGTTGA
- a CDS encoding NUDIX domain-containing protein, producing MRCITLTVDAIIPYGNGIVLVKRKNEPFKGCYALPGGIVEYGESVENAVIREVKEETGLDVVIEKLVGVYSNPQRDPRGHFVSICFLARVVGGVLKAGSDAREVKIFKLNELPELAFDHSKMIGDAEVMISGILSEM from the coding sequence ATGAGATGCATAACATTGACGGTTGATGCAATAATACCATACGGCAATGGAATAGTGCTTGTAAAAAGAAAAAACGAACCATTCAAGGGCTGCTATGCTCTACCTGGTGGGATCGTGGAATACGGAGAAAGCGTTGAGAATGCGGTAATCAGAGAGGTAAAGGAGGAGACCGGCCTTGACGTTGTAATTGAAAAACTCGTGGGCGTGTATTCCAATCCGCAGAGGGACCCGAGGGGGCACTTTGTCAGCATCTGTTTTCTGGCCAGGGTCGTGGGAGGTGTGTTGAAAGCAGGAAGCGATGCGAGAGAGGTAAAGATATTTAAATTGAATGAACTTCCTGAACTTGCATTTGACCATTCAAAAATGATTGGTGATGCTGAGGTGATGATCAGTGGAATTCTGTCCGAAATGTAA
- a CDS encoding transcription factor S — translation MEFCPKCKSIMIYQGDKAVCRKCGYEKEADDSINLVTVAKRKEDEIPVIEGENVKTLPTTNAICPACGHREAYWWLRQLRAADESEVRFFRCTKCGKTWREYD, via the coding sequence GTGGAATTCTGTCCGAAATGTAAAAGCATAATGATATATCAGGGAGACAAGGCAGTTTGCAGAAAATGTGGCTATGAGAAGGAAGCAGATGACAGCATTAACCTCGTTACGGTTGCGAAAAGGAAGGAGGACGAGATACCGGTTATAGAAGGAGAGAACGTCAAAACCCTGCCAACAACAAATGCAATATGTCCTGCGTGCGGACATAGAGAAGCTTACTGGTGGCTTAGACAGCTGAGAGCAGCAGATGAAAGCGAAGTGAGGTTTTTCAGGTGTACAAAATGCGGAAAAACCTGGAGGGAGTACGACTGA
- a CDS encoding DUF502 domain-containing protein, which translates to MERLKRMFITGVVIFLPLAATFLIIYWAVGFVEDFLKPFASKSPYYFPGMSLIILALVILGLGFVGTRTFGQRAIDVFEGWIKKIPLIRTIYVGTKEALRTLLQSDIERLKGVVLVEYPRKGMYALGFTSGTKISQACENTGKKLVNVFVPTSPNPTSGFVILVPEEELIYLDMSVEDAMKVIISGGFSQ; encoded by the coding sequence ATGGAAAGGTTGAAGAGGATGTTCATAACCGGTGTTGTGATATTTCTTCCTCTGGCAGCAACTTTTCTGATAATCTACTGGGCGGTTGGCTTTGTCGAGGATTTTCTGAAGCCTTTTGCGTCAAAAAGCCCCTATTACTTTCCGGGGATGAGTCTCATCATTCTCGCCTTGGTGATCCTTGGCCTCGGTTTCGTCGGTACGAGGACCTTTGGCCAGAGAGCGATTGATGTGTTTGAAGGCTGGATAAAGAAGATCCCCCTTATCAGAACGATCTACGTTGGAACAAAGGAGGCACTCAGAACGCTATTGCAGTCAGACATAGAGAGGCTGAAGGGCGTGGTACTTGTGGAATATCCGAGGAAGGGGATGTATGCTCTCGGATTCACTTCCGGAACGAAGATATCTCAGGCCTGCGAGAACACGGGAAAAAAGCTCGTGAATGTATTTGTTCCAACGTCTCCAAATCCGACCTCGGGTTTTGTGATACTCGTTCCCGAAGAGGAACTTATCTATCTGGACATGAGCGTCGAGGACGCAATGAAGGTAATAATATCTGGAGGGTTCAGCCAGTAG
- a CDS encoding UbiA family prenyltransferase yields the protein MISEILKPILLTFMLYPAINLWNHINDAEDDAISGRDTPFTIEPIRKYTVFSILALYILSLAFVYINAKIHGLIAYMLVLTMTFIYSDTMITKLRLKRHYIGEIIVYMITIPAYILMLYSVTSSLTIDAIKLATVLTPLLISSLFIKDLKDISSDKKVGLKTLGTVFSPESLVKTYSFLLLVYFIIGTFVFKEEMSILPFIPVIGVIYGIYKFHRSGWRIARDTVKYFTMITYSGLLSLVLIIAYLAGKTLLLL from the coding sequence GTGATTTCAGAAATATTAAAGCCTATACTGCTGACATTCATGCTCTATCCAGCAATAAATCTTTGGAACCATATAAACGATGCCGAAGATGATGCTATTTCTGGCCGAGACACCCCATTCACAATTGAACCAATAAGGAAGTATACTGTGTTCTCCATTCTCGCACTATATATCCTATCCCTTGCTTTCGTGTACATTAATGCGAAGATACATGGGTTGATTGCATACATGCTTGTTTTAACAATGACGTTCATCTATTCTGACACAATGATCACCAAACTCAGACTGAAACGCCATTACATTGGCGAAATTATCGTATATATGATCACAATACCTGCATACATTCTAATGCTCTACTCAGTTACATCCTCCTTAACAATCGACGCCATTAAACTTGCAACAGTGCTGACACCATTACTTATCTCCTCCCTATTCATCAAGGACCTTAAAGATATCTCGTCTGACAAAAAGGTCGGACTGAAAACTCTTGGAACAGTATTCAGTCCGGAGTCACTCGTTAAAACATACTCATTTTTGCTTCTGGTATATTTCATAATTGGTACTTTTGTTTTCAAAGAAGAGATGTCTATCTTACCCTTCATACCAGTAATTGGGGTAATCTATGGCATCTATAAGTTTCATCGCAGCGGGTGGAGAATTGCGAGAGATACGGTGAAATATTTCACAATGATTACTTACTCTGGCTTGCTTTCTCTGGTTCTGATAATTGCGTATCTGGCAGGCAAAACGCTGCTACTCCTTTAA
- a CDS encoding RAD55 family ATPase: protein MRIKTGIIGFDTIIGGGYRPNTVNIVVGASGTGKTIFSLQFLLKGIENGEKGIYVSFDMDGKAIMVLAESLGWYELVKAIEDGTLLVTRSHADSISYLNEDIIGYIENNSDGNARIVIDSFTPLISSLDFTVRKDINWFFDQLRASGTSIVTVEEPFTSTLSKPDVALPIFLGDSAVYLKNIGYGEAFSRTIQVIKHRASWHADGVFPYRIFPGLGIVVESDIDEYRGAEDVEATIKDSRVDDSLRERLRFMIDRNVPVTKSLIERVLRIYESESK, encoded by the coding sequence ATGAGGATAAAGACGGGGATTATAGGTTTCGATACCATAATCGGAGGTGGCTACAGACCCAACACTGTAAATATTGTGGTAGGCGCATCCGGAACTGGAAAAACCATATTTTCCCTTCAGTTTCTGCTTAAAGGTATCGAAAATGGTGAGAAAGGGATTTACGTTTCTTTTGATATGGATGGGAAGGCCATCATGGTTCTGGCTGAGTCTCTTGGATGGTATGAGCTGGTGAAGGCCATCGAGGATGGTACACTGCTCGTTACCAGAAGTCATGCCGACTCGATTTCATATCTCAACGAAGATATTATAGGTTATATAGAGAACAATTCGGATGGTAATGCCAGGATTGTTATTGATTCGTTCACTCCGCTCATCTCATCGCTGGATTTTACAGTCAGGAAGGACATTAACTGGTTCTTTGATCAGCTCAGGGCAAGCGGAACGTCCATAGTAACCGTCGAAGAGCCTTTCACATCAACACTCAGCAAGCCCGATGTGGCCCTGCCCATTTTCCTTGGAGATTCTGCGGTGTATCTCAAGAATATTGGATACGGCGAGGCTTTCAGCAGGACAATACAGGTCATAAAACACCGTGCATCCTGGCATGCCGATGGCGTGTTTCCCTACAGGATATTCCCCGGACTTGGCATTGTGGTTGAAAGCGACATCGATGAATACAGGGGTGCTGAAGATGTTGAAGCGACTATTAAGGATTCAAGGGTCGATGATAGCCTTAGAGAGCGGCTCAGGTTCATGATTGACAGAAATGTGCCTGTAACAAAGTCTCTCATAGAAAGGGTGCTGAGGATCTATGAGTCAGAGAGTAAGTAA
- a CDS encoding ADP-ribosylglycohydrolase family protein: protein MQSNFRGSLLGLAIGDALGMPVEGMTYEEIKQRFGEIRDFMPSEDGLSEGEWTDDTAQALILAESLLETVYFSPENFAEKLAGLSISHRFGPTSSQAIRLLRQGYSWRESGINSDTNGSAMRVAPIGLLYNHNYNLVEDYAVIASSITHKGSAAIAGCVAVAIGVACAANEDEELVSEVVRRAEKYDTLVAEKIEYAYQIRKSGLEKAIKELGNSIMAFESIPFAFYCFFSSKNFEQAVIRAVNAGGDADTVAAISGTLKGAETGIEGIPERLRKIKDYDIILDIADRLYEAHLKITRVG from the coding sequence GTGCAATCCAATTTCAGGGGCAGTTTACTTGGCCTCGCAATAGGTGATGCTCTTGGCATGCCTGTCGAAGGCATGACTTACGAGGAAATCAAACAGAGATTTGGCGAGATCAGGGACTTCATGCCGTCTGAGGACGGGTTATCAGAAGGCGAGTGGACGGACGATACCGCCCAGGCATTGATTCTTGCAGAATCACTTTTGGAAACCGTGTACTTCTCTCCGGAAAATTTTGCGGAAAAACTGGCAGGGCTGAGCATAAGCCACAGATTCGGACCCACATCTTCACAGGCGATCCGCCTGCTGAGGCAGGGGTATTCCTGGAGAGAGAGCGGAATAAACTCTGACACAAACGGTTCAGCCATGCGAGTTGCGCCCATTGGCCTTCTGTACAATCACAACTATAACCTCGTAGAGGATTATGCTGTTATTGCCTCGTCGATAACGCACAAAGGCTCCGCGGCAATTGCAGGATGTGTTGCCGTTGCCATCGGGGTTGCCTGTGCCGCAAATGAAGACGAAGAACTGGTAAGCGAGGTGGTCAGAAGAGCAGAGAAATACGACACGCTTGTTGCTGAAAAGATAGAATATGCATACCAGATACGAAAATCAGGACTGGAAAAGGCAATAAAAGAGCTGGGAAATTCAATCATGGCATTTGAATCGATACCCTTCGCATTTTACTGCTTCTTTTCATCTAAAAATTTCGAGCAGGCAGTTATACGGGCCGTAAATGCTGGAGGCGATGCCGACACTGTTGCTGCGATTTCAGGTACGCTGAAGGGGGCTGAAACAGGTATAGAGGGCATACCAGAAAGACTAAGAAAAATAAAGGATTATGATATCATCTTAGACATCGCAGACAGACTTTACGAAGCACATCTGAAGATTACGAGGGTCGGTTAG
- the trxB gene encoding thioredoxin-disulfide reductase: MQVMLSSDLMGKVEDVSEYDVIIIGAGPAGLTAAIYSARYGLKTAFFESVDPVSQLSLTPWIENYPGYEGSGFELLERMKNQALKFGAVHKFENVERVRKANGKFEVVADGGTYYARAIIIATGGKHKELGVPGEREFVGRGVSYCATCDGHFFRGKKVLVVGGGNTALTDAIYLKETGCDVTLVHRRDELRADRALQEEFFKREIPVIWNSVVERIEGGEKVEKVVLLNRATGEEQVVEVDGIFIAVGIRPATDIVMDLGVERDSAGYIRVDRKQRTNVDGVYAAGDCTENPLKQVVTACAEGAIAANSAFEYIKMMKS; this comes from the coding sequence ATGCAGGTCATGCTAAGCTCGGATCTGATGGGGAAAGTAGAGGATGTCAGCGAATATGATGTGATAATTATCGGTGCAGGACCCGCAGGGCTGACTGCGGCCATATATTCGGCGAGATACGGTCTGAAGACTGCTTTTTTCGAAAGCGTGGACCCTGTTTCCCAGCTTTCCTTAACACCCTGGATTGAAAACTATCCCGGGTACGAGGGAAGCGGATTTGAGCTTCTTGAGAGGATGAAGAACCAGGCACTTAAATTCGGAGCGGTGCACAAATTTGAGAACGTGGAAAGGGTGAGAAAAGCGAACGGAAAATTCGAGGTTGTTGCCGATGGCGGAACATATTATGCCCGGGCCATCATCATCGCTACGGGTGGAAAACATAAGGAACTCGGAGTTCCCGGAGAGAGGGAGTTTGTGGGCAGGGGAGTGAGTTACTGTGCAACTTGTGACGGCCACTTCTTCAGGGGGAAGAAGGTTCTCGTTGTTGGTGGTGGGAACACTGCCCTGACCGATGCGATTTACCTTAAAGAAACGGGATGTGATGTAACGCTCGTGCATAGAAGGGACGAACTGAGGGCTGATAGAGCTTTGCAGGAAGAGTTTTTCAAACGGGAGATCCCAGTAATCTGGAACAGCGTAGTCGAAAGAATTGAGGGGGGTGAGAAGGTAGAGAAGGTTGTTTTGCTCAACAGAGCTACCGGGGAGGAGCAGGTTGTTGAGGTTGATGGCATCTTCATTGCGGTGGGTATCAGGCCAGCAACTGACATCGTAATGGATCTGGGAGTGGAACGGGACTCGGCCGGATACATCAGAGTGGATAGGAAGCAGAGAACAAATGTGGATGGGGTCTATGCAGCAGGTGACTGCACAGAGAACCCTCTGAAGCAGGTGGTAACCGCATGTGCTGAAGGGGCAATTGCGGCAAATTCAGCCTTCGAGTACATTAAAATGATGAAAAGCTAA